One genomic region from Anthonomus grandis grandis chromosome 1, icAntGran1.3, whole genome shotgun sequence encodes:
- the LOC126739564 gene encoding adenosine 5'-monophosphoramidase HINT3-like — protein sequence MSSKCIFCDIVSKKSPADIKLENEEIIIFTDIKPVAKHHYLAIPKEHIENVNSLNTTEHVGLLDRLVSEGKRVIEEQGGDLNDMRLGFHLPPFNTVGHLHLHCISPASKFGLLHKGMFLPGSWWFATDEQIREKISKAGVANQSSKINNKL from the exons ATGTCttctaaatgtattttttgtgacATTGTGTCCAAAAAATCGCCAGCGGATATTAAATTGGAAAATGAAGAGATTATAATATTCACAGATATAAAACCAGTAGCCAAGCACCATTATTTGGCAATTCCCAAGGAGCATATTGAAAATGTCAATAGTTTAAACACCACAGAACATGTAGGCCTAT tggaTAGGTTAGTTTCTGAAGGCAAAAGAGTTATAGAGGAACAAGGAGGAGATTTAAATGATATGAGGCTTGGATTTCATTTGCCACCATTCAATACTGTGGGTCATCTGCATCTACACTGTATTTCTCCAGCTAGCAAGTTTGGATTGTTGCATAAAGGCATGTTTCTCCCAGGATCCTGGTGGTTTGCTACT gatGAACAAATACGggaaaaaataagtaaagcagGTGTCGCAAATCAAAGCAgtaagataaataataaattgtga
- the LOC126739531 gene encoding GDP-mannose 4,6 dehydratase, which yields MASADRKKVALITGVNGQDGSYLAEFLLNKGYEVHGIIRRASTFNNSRIEHLYGESYARKGGKFQLHYGDMTDSSCLVKIINKVKPIEIYNLAAQSHVKVSFDLSEYTAEVDAVGTLRLLDAIRTCGLENYSKFYQASTSELYGDVKAIPQNEETPFNPRSPYACAKLYAYWIVINYRDAYNMFACNGILFNHESPRRGETFVTKKITREVAKIHLGLSECLVLGNLNSKRDWGHARDYVEAMWMMLQQEKPEDFVISTGETHSVKEFVEEAFKHVGKEIVWEGEGLKEVGKEKDTGIIRVRVDPKYFRPTDVNFLLGDSSKAKKAFGWTPKVSFLELVKEMMVADIQLMKQQKNTSLERVS from the exons ATGGCTAGTGcagatagaaaaaaagttgCACTTATTACCGGCGTAAATGGACAG GATGGTTCCTATTTAGCAGAATTCTTGCTAAACAAAGGCTATGAAGTGCATGGCATTATTCGCAGGGCCAGTACCTTTAACAACAGCAGAATAGAACATTTATATGGGGAATCATATGCTCGTAAAG GTGGAAAGTTTCAGTTGCATTATGGTGATATGACCGATTCCAGTTGccttgtaaaaattattaacaaagtcAAACCTATAGAAATCTATAATTTAGCTGCTCAAAGCCATGTTAAAGTTTCTTTTGATTTAAGCGAATATACTGCTGAAGTCGATGCTGTTGGTACTCTTAGACTTTTAG ATGCTATCAGAACCTGTGGCCtcgaaaattattcaaaattttaccAAGCTTCCACCAGTGAACTTTATGGTGATGTTAAAGCCATACCGCAAAATGAGGAAACCCCTTTTAATCCTAGGTCCCCTTATG cATGTGCCAAACTTTATGCTTATTGGATCGTAATAAACTATAGGGATGCTTATAATATGTTTGCTTGCAATGGTATTCTTTTTAATCATGAAAGTCCTAGGAGAGGTGAAACATTcgttactaaaaaaataactagagAAGTGGCTAAGATTCACTTGGGCCTCAGTGAATGCTTggttttaggaaatttaaactCTAAAAGGGATTGGGGACATGCCAGAGATTATGTCGAA GCTATGTGGATGATGCTTCAACAAGAAAAACCAGAAGATTTTGTCATAAGTACAGGCGAAACCCATAGCGTAAAAGAATTTGTTGAGGAGGCTTTTAAGCATGTAGGCAAAGAAATTGTCTGGGAGGGTGAAGGGCTTAAAGAAGTGGGCAAGGAAAAAGACACTGGAATTATTAGGGTTAGAGTTGATCCCAAATATTTTCGACCTACAGATGTT aatttTCTTCTGGGTGACTCAAGTAAAGCTAAAAAGGCTTTTGGTTGGACGCCCAAAGTTTCATTTCTCGAGTTAGTGAAAGAAATGATGGTAGCTGATATTCAGCTAATGAAGCAGCAGAAAAATACATCCCTTGAGAGAGTCTCTTAA